ATAATGCAGTGAAACTGTGATTGTAGAAATGACTCCCTTCATTGCTTATGACTGCTCGGGGAGTTCCAAATCGGGTAAAAATATGCTTATGCAGAAAGTTCAATACGACCTTCCCATCATTTGTAGGAGTGGTTgtagcttccacccattttgataCATAATCCACATCCAAGAGTATGTACTTATTATTAAATGACGATGAGAATGGCCCCATAAAATCGATCCCCCACACATCAATTACTTCCACCTCTAGGATTCCTGTCCTAGGCATTTGGTCTCTCCTAGAGATGTTCCCAGTTCTTTGACAATGGTCACAGATTTTCACAAATAGATTGGCATCCTTGAACAATGTAGGCCAGTAAAATCTCGATTGCAAGACCTTCGCTGCTGTCCTAGTGGcaccaaaatgaccaccacacTGCAAAGTGTGATTATGAGTCAATATAGATTGCATTTCCACCTCAGGCACACACCTCCAAATCACTTGTTCTGCAAAGTGACGATAGAGAATGGGCTCTTCCCAATAATAGTGCTTGACTTCTGAATAGAATTCTTTAACTGTTGTCTCGACATCTCCAGAGGTGGAACCTTCGCAACCAAAAAGTTCACATAATCTGCGAACCAAGGAAACCCCCTCATCATTACTCACAACAAAGAGTTGCTCATTCGAAAAATCATCATCAATTTGAACTCCACTAGCCTCATTCTCAAGCCTTGATAGGTGATCCGCTACCAAATTCTCAGTCCCCTTTTTGTCCCAgatttccatatcaaactcttgtagcAACAAGACCCAACGAATCAAGCATGGCTTAGCGTGCTTCTTAGTCATAAGGTATTTTATTACAGAATGATCCATATACACTATTACCTTATTGCCAATTAGGTAAGGTCTGAATTTATCAGAGGCAAATACTATGGCTAGTAACTCTTTCTCCGTGGTCGCAGAGTCctactagcatagtaaatagTCCTGAATACCTTATCCACACGCTGTCCCaacactactcccactgcatagtcacttgcatcacacataaTCTCAAAAGGGAGATCCCAATCTTGTGACACAACAATAGGAGCAGAAACCAATTTCTCCTTCAGCGTGTTAAATGCCCTTAAACATTCATCATTAAAGTCAAACGCCACACCATTCATGAGTAGAGTGGATAAGGGCTTCAAAATCTTTTAAAATTCCTTGataaacctcctatagaatccACCGTGGCCCAAAAAGCTACAAACGCCCTTAACAGACACCAGTGGAGGTAAGTTTTCTATTGTACATATCTTGGCCCTGTCTACCTCAATACCATGGTATGCAATCTTGTGGCCCAAGACTATTCCTTCTgccaccataaagtgacatttctcctAATTTAATACCAAGTTTGACTCCTCACATCTTTTCAAAACCATCTCCAAATTAGCCAAACATCCATCAAAAGAAGACCCAAAGACTGAAACTCATCCATGAAAATCTCTATACCTTTTTCACCATGTCTTAGAAGATAGACATTATACATCTCTGAAACGTTGTTGGAGCATTACACAACCCAAACGGCATTCTTCGAAATGCTAATGTTCCATAGGGGCACGTGAAGGTGGTTTTTTCTTGGTCCTCCGGTGTAATGGGAATTTGATGGTACCCCGAGTACCAATCTAAGAAACAGTAAAAAGGATGGTCTACGAATCTGTCCAACATCTGATTAACAAAAGGCAAGGGGAAATGGTCCTTCCTAGTAGCCTTATTCATTTTACGATagtcaatacaaattctccactTCGTCACCATACGAGTTTGAATAAGTTCATTATTATCGTTCTAAACCACTGTCATACCACCTTTCTTCGGGACCACCTGAACAGGAGTAACCCATGTACTGTCAGATATTGAGTAAATCACCCCTGCATCAAACCATTTAAGGAATTCCTTCCTTACCACCTCCTTCATCGAAGTATTAAGCCTTCTTTGAGCATCGatactaggcttactatcctCCTCCTTAAATATACGGTGCATCACCGTTGAAGGGCTTATACCCTTAATATCTGCCAAAGTCCACCCAATAGCTAGCTTGTGAGCCCTCGATAGAATAAGTAGCTTCTCTTCTTCCATAGTAGGCAACGAAGCGGAAATAATAATCGGTAGTGTGTTGTTCTCACCCAAATATGCATACTTAAGGCGATCAGGCAATGTCTTTAACTCAAGGACTGGTGGCTTCTCAATATATGGGAGCAGTCTCTAGGCACTTGCCCcaattcctcatatttctttttattaacTTTCCCCGCTGAgttcaaccacttaacatattTGTTGGCTTCAGTACCATCACACTCCTCTGGACTTGCAACCAAAACTCAACTCAAGTGGATCCTCAATAGACTTGACCCCAGCTTGTTCATCCAATACACTGACACTGAAACAACTGTCACTAGCAtgagagttggttaaggatttaAAGACATTAAAAACTACCTCATCACCTTATACTCTAAGCATTAACTGACCCTTCTCAACATTAATCAA
The Humulus lupulus chromosome 6, drHumLupu1.1, whole genome shotgun sequence DNA segment above includes these coding regions:
- the LOC133785226 gene encoding uncharacterized protein LOC133785226: MEEEKLLILSRAHKLAIGWTLADIKGISPSTVMHRIFKEEDSKPSIDAQRRLNTSMKEVVRKEFLKWFDAGVIYSISDSTWVTPVQVVPKKGEGIVLGHKIAYHGIEVDRAKICTIENLPPLVSVKGVCSFLGHGGFYRRAFNTLKEKLVSAPIVVSQDWDLPFEIMCDASDYAVGVVLGQRVDKVIVYMDHSVIKYLMTKKHAKPCLIRWVLLLQEFDMEIWDKKGTENLVADHLSRLENEASGVQIDDDFSNEQLFVVSNDEGVSLVRRLCELFGCEGSTSGDVETTVKEFYSEVKHYYWEEPILYRHFAEQVIWRCVPEVEMQSILTHNHTLQCGGHFGATRTAAKVLQSRFYWPTLFKDANLFVKICDHCQRTGNISRRDQMPRTGILEVEVIDVWGIDFMGPFSSSFNNKYILLDVDYVSKWVEATTTPTNDGKFHCIMCPIWSSPPQVNGQVEVPNREIKSILEKIVNTSRKDWSKRLDDSFWAYRTAFKTPIGISPYRLVFGKTCHLPMELEHRAYWVVKKLNVDLYKAREKRLMDLNELEEFRNEANENAKIYEKMKAFHDKRILFKDFQLGDKVLLYNSRLKLFPSKLKSRWSGPFTVVVSLPYGAVHIHSEKTGHFKVNGQRLKHYIEGQVEKAKSIVILRPL